The following proteins come from a genomic window of Phnomibacter ginsenosidimutans:
- a CDS encoding PASTA domain-containing protein, whose protein sequence is MFRFITKQPFWVNLLAAIALVVGLLFLVLWMLGFITRHGQYERVPSVIGKPSAEAIRLLEDKGFTVEIQDSIWLESEPVGAVLKQLPAGEDMVKAKRTIYLTINRSQPPMVDMPNLVGLSFRNAELYIKQMGLRIGDTSRKPDIAKDAVLEQLYNGAPIRPGTKIYQGSVISFVLGSGLGDAELQVPQLVGMRFSEAQAFLSGMGINIGAILADPDVKDTANAFIYKQSPELRSILPDGSSEINKMLPGQSMDVWIGTTPVTPPAADSVTIVEQ, encoded by the coding sequence TTGTTTCGATTCATCACCAAGCAACCGTTTTGGGTCAACCTGCTGGCAGCCATTGCCCTGGTAGTAGGATTGTTGTTTCTGGTATTGTGGATGTTGGGTTTCATCACCCGCCACGGTCAGTACGAAAGGGTACCTTCTGTCATTGGTAAGCCTTCCGCAGAAGCCATCCGCCTGTTGGAAGACAAAGGCTTTACCGTAGAAATTCAGGATAGTATTTGGCTGGAATCGGAGCCTGTGGGGGCTGTGCTCAAGCAGCTACCCGCCGGTGAGGATATGGTAAAAGCCAAGCGGACCATTTACCTTACCATCAACCGCAGCCAGCCGCCCATGGTGGATATGCCCAACCTGGTGGGCCTTTCGTTTCGCAACGCCGAACTCTACATCAAGCAAATGGGCCTGCGCATTGGCGATACCAGCCGCAAGCCCGACATAGCCAAAGATGCCGTGCTGGAGCAGCTTTACAATGGTGCCCCCATACGGCCGGGTACCAAAATCTATCAGGGCAGTGTCATCAGTTTTGTGCTGGGCAGTGGCCTCGGCGATGCTGAGCTGCAAGTGCCTCAACTGGTAGGTATGCGCTTTAGCGAAGCACAGGCTTTCCTGAGTGGCATGGGCATCAACATTGGCGCCATACTGGCCGACCCCGATGTGAAGGATACCGCCAACGCTTTCATTTACAAACAAAGCCCCGAGCTGAGAAGTATATTACCCGATGGCAGCAGTGAGATTAATAAAATGCTGCCCGGCCAAAGCATGGATGTGTGGATTGGCACAACGCCTGTAACGCCGCCTGCTGCCGACTCGGTGACAATTGTCGAACAATAA
- a CDS encoding D-alanine--D-alanine ligase: MQKAIGSLQFAPDSYRDGSLQGSVVMGTHQIIRLPKNKNHFKPLTSYFIPHTSSFLFFAQNTVVMSRPVIAFVTGGYSGEAQISYKSAITIQANIDTDKFEYYTIDIRKDGWFCLHQGAELPVDRANFTVPLDGQTIRFDAVLIGIHGTPGEDGKLQGYFDMLGIPYTSCDATASAITFNKRYTVAVAGMSGIHVAKSFHYFKGDAIDMAQLAAALQFPVFVKPANGGSSIGMSKVPDAAGLPAAIDKAFAEDDQVLVEEFIAGREFTIGVARLHGEIVALPMTEVISENYFFDFEAKYQGKSKEITPAEVEAWKAEKIRAAARKIYSIFNCNGVVRIDFIFNEAMGEPYMLEINTVPGQSAASIVPQQVKAMGWSLRDFYSALIEDALHRRKA; this comes from the coding sequence ATGCAAAAGGCAATTGGCAGTTTGCAGTTTGCTCCCGATAGCTATCGGGATGGCAGTTTGCAGGGCAGCGTTGTAATGGGTACTCATCAAATAATCCGGTTGCCAAAAAACAAAAACCATTTCAAACCTCTTACCTCGTACTTCATACCTCATACTTCTTCTTTCCTTTTCTTTGCGCAAAACACTGTAGTTATGTCGCGACCGGTGATAGCCTTTGTTACAGGCGGATACAGTGGTGAGGCACAAATCTCTTACAAGAGTGCCATCACCATCCAGGCCAATATTGATACCGATAAGTTTGAATACTATACCATCGACATCCGCAAGGATGGCTGGTTTTGCCTGCACCAGGGAGCGGAGCTGCCGGTAGACCGGGCCAATTTTACCGTGCCGCTCGATGGCCAAACCATCCGGTTTGATGCGGTGCTCATTGGTATACATGGCACCCCCGGTGAGGATGGCAAGCTGCAGGGCTATTTCGACATGCTGGGTATACCGTACACCAGCTGCGATGCCACTGCTTCGGCCATCACCTTCAACAAGCGGTACACCGTGGCCGTAGCCGGCATGAGCGGCATTCATGTGGCCAAGAGTTTCCACTACTTCAAAGGCGATGCCATTGATATGGCACAACTGGCGGCGGCATTGCAGTTTCCGGTGTTTGTAAAGCCGGCCAACGGTGGCAGCAGCATTGGCATGAGCAAAGTGCCCGATGCGGCTGGTTTACCCGCCGCTATTGATAAGGCGTTTGCCGAAGACGATCAGGTGCTGGTGGAAGAGTTCATTGCCGGCCGGGAGTTTACCATTGGCGTAGCCCGCCTGCATGGTGAAATCGTGGCCCTGCCCATGACGGAAGTGATCAGCGAAAACTACTTCTTCGATTTCGAAGCCAAGTATCAGGGCAAGAGCAAAGAGATAACACCGGCGGAAGTAGAAGCGTGGAAGGCCGAGAAAATTCGGGCTGCTGCCAGAAAGATCTACAGCATTTTCAACTGCAATGGTGTGGTGCGGATTGATTTTATTTTCAACGAAGCCATGGGCGAACCCTACATGCTGGAGATTAATACCGTGCCGGGGCAGAGTGCCGCCAGCATTGTACCGCAGCAGGTAAAAGCCATGGGCTGGTCGCTCCGCGATTTTTACTCAGCGTTAATAGAAGATGCCCTGCACAGACGAAAAGCCTGA
- a CDS encoding tyrosine-type recombinase/integrase yields the protein MEQQKIIVDLSGFYHKGAHRMGIHFANHGSINGPLHKAGALWSRTHKCWHVPLGKDAFEKVMAILAPVANIDRSKLDAYIKQLKQPAATKAPKAIIVQKPTTTIKNIAAPAATPYLNAANAAALQQTQQALILKGYSQSTQRTYLTELRLFFAQLGKHEAHTFTTQRLKDYLSYCHTQLQLSENTIHSRMNALKFYYEQVLGKEKLFWEIPRPKKHLQLPKLLNEEELAKLFNALDNKKHKAMLFTIYSAGLRVSELAALKISAIDSERMQILIARAKGKKDRYVNLSPLLLDILRQYLKHHKPTPKVYLFESDQTATAYPTRTIQQIFSNAKSKAGITKEVGVHSLRHSFATHLLDKGTDIRYIKELLGHFDIKTTERYLHVSKKQLVNIISPLDDLWKNKKIDW from the coding sequence ATGGAGCAACAAAAAATTATAGTTGATCTGAGTGGCTTTTACCATAAAGGAGCACACCGTATGGGCATTCATTTTGCCAATCATGGCAGCATCAACGGGCCACTGCACAAAGCTGGTGCCTTATGGAGCCGCACCCACAAATGCTGGCATGTGCCGCTTGGTAAAGATGCATTTGAAAAAGTGATGGCCATTCTTGCCCCTGTGGCCAATATTGACCGCAGTAAGCTGGATGCCTATATAAAACAACTGAAACAACCAGCCGCAACAAAAGCCCCAAAAGCCATTATAGTTCAAAAGCCTACCACAACAATTAAAAATATAGCCGCACCCGCAGCTACACCATATTTAAATGCAGCCAATGCAGCTGCACTGCAACAAACCCAACAGGCACTGATACTAAAAGGTTACAGCCAAAGTACCCAACGAACTTACCTTACTGAGCTACGCCTGTTTTTTGCCCAGCTGGGTAAGCATGAGGCTCATACATTTACCACCCAACGGCTGAAAGATTACCTAAGCTACTGCCATACGCAATTGCAACTGAGTGAGAATACTATACACAGCCGCATGAATGCCCTGAAGTTTTACTACGAGCAGGTATTGGGCAAGGAAAAACTGTTTTGGGAAATACCCCGGCCGAAAAAGCATTTGCAATTGCCGAAACTGCTGAATGAAGAAGAACTGGCTAAATTGTTTAATGCCTTGGATAATAAAAAACACAAAGCCATGCTATTTACTATCTATAGCGCAGGCCTCAGGGTAAGCGAACTAGCAGCTCTAAAAATATCGGCCATAGATAGCGAAAGGATGCAGATATTAATAGCTCGGGCAAAAGGCAAAAAAGACCGTTACGTAAACCTGAGCCCCTTATTATTGGATATTTTAAGACAGTATTTAAAACACCACAAACCAACTCCCAAAGTATATCTGTTCGAATCGGACCAAACAGCAACCGCCTACCCAACCAGGACGATTCAGCAAATTTTTAGTAATGCGAAAAGTAAAGCAGGTATTACAAAAGAGGTAGGGGTGCACAGTTTACGTCACAGCTTTGCCACCCACTTGCTTGATAAGGGAACTGATATAAGGTACATAAAAGAACTGCTGGGCCATTTCGACATTAAAACCACAGAGCGGTATCTTCATGTAAGTAAAAAACAATTAGTAAACATTATAAGTCCTTTGGACGACCTTTGGAAAAACAAAAAAATCGACTGGTAG
- a CDS encoding type I restriction enzyme HsdR N-terminal domain-containing protein, with protein sequence MVADKEAKARIKINKLLEDAGWRFFDNENGISNIALEHRTKKAQFDNSKLGEDLENAPDGFIDYLLLNEQKRPIALVEAKRENIDPLDAKQQAREYARAQHIRHIFLSNGNVHYYWDLEYGEPTIISKFLSIKQLGEAIKWTPNPEQMAEQQIDENYIAVSQDPKWLTYTEAQKNEAKTNKGIRQLRDYQVEAISKLKNEFLKDKRRFLLKWQLEQGKPC encoded by the coding sequence ATGGTAGCAGACAAAGAAGCTAAAGCAAGGATTAAGATAAATAAATTGTTGGAGGACGCAGGCTGGCGTTTCTTCGACAATGAAAACGGTATCAGCAACATTGCCTTAGAACACAGGACAAAAAAAGCTCAGTTCGACAATTCCAAACTTGGCGAAGACCTTGAAAATGCACCAGACGGCTTTATTGACTATCTACTTCTCAATGAACAAAAAAGACCAATTGCATTAGTTGAAGCCAAAAGAGAAAACATTGACCCACTCGATGCAAAACAACAAGCAAGAGAATATGCAAGGGCTCAACATATAAGACACATCTTTTTATCAAACGGAAATGTTCACTATTACTGGGACTTGGAGTATGGTGAGCCAACAATCATTTCAAAGTTTTTGAGCATTAAACAATTAGGAGAAGCAATAAAATGGACTCCTAATCCTGAACAAATGGCAGAACAGCAAATTGATGAAAATTATATTGCTGTTTCACAAGACCCCAAATGGTTAACATACACCGAAGCACAGAAAAACGAAGCAAAGACAAACAAAGGAATTCGACAATTAAGAGATTATCAAGTTGAAGCAATTAGCAAACTCAAAAACGAATTTCTAAAGGACAAAAGAAGATTTCTTTTGAAATGGCAACTGGAACAGGGAAAACCCTGTTAA
- a CDS encoding DEAD/DEAH box helicase family protein has translation MATGTGKTLLSAAIIKMFIRSNNADRVLFLVDRIELELQAYKHFKNYLEDDGIQSVIYKRNKNDWQNAKIVITTIQSLSYDNRFLKEFSPTDFQLIISDEAHRTISGNNRIIFEYFIGSKLGLTATPKDYLKGVNLDDADPRDIERRLLLSTYETFGCSDGIPTYRFSLEDAVKHVPPYLCMPKLLDARTDITTDLLSKQGWTYKFTNEDGDEEEDTFYKKDFMKKFVSNETNKKFIEAFFKHAKRDPISGEIGKTIFFCVSRFHCRIVTKMLNDEASKLFPEEYGKGSFFALQITSDITGSQDRTTRFANNDLNGHSSFNPDLRDYESSKTRVCVTVGMMTTGYDCPDILNVVLARPIFSPTDYIQIKGRGTRLHIFEYGDLPRVDKDNYFLFDFFANHQYFQEEYDYKQKIELPKESEASEGGGGTPTPDLNYTGSDEVKSIKEEDFGPTKIMKVDKEAFSKRFEDTTKEEVEKNPDLKKAVEQEDWSTLSSYVKEKVFNQPTEYWNLEKLLDWYEIDRRATLQEILMKIFLNGYKLKTRTDLADEYFEKFMSDAKLDGSKYNSAKRLFESYLLFDDIRKQMNDKNPDPNDARLGLYNLKVIGKDNIPVILNYIKDNVNINQFLPR, from the coding sequence ATGGCAACTGGAACAGGGAAAACCCTGTTAAGTGCAGCCATCATCAAAATGTTTATTCGCAGTAACAACGCAGACAGAGTTTTATTTCTTGTTGACCGTATTGAACTTGAATTACAAGCATACAAGCATTTTAAGAACTACTTAGAAGATGACGGAATTCAATCTGTTATTTACAAGCGAAACAAAAACGATTGGCAAAATGCGAAAATCGTAATTACAACAATTCAGAGTTTATCATACGATAACAGATTTTTAAAGGAATTTTCGCCTACAGATTTCCAGTTAATTATATCAGATGAAGCACACAGAACAATTAGCGGAAACAACAGAATAATTTTTGAATATTTCATTGGCTCTAAACTTGGTTTAACTGCAACTCCAAAAGATTATTTAAAAGGTGTAAACCTTGACGATGCAGATCCAAGAGATATTGAAAGGAGACTTCTTTTAAGCACTTATGAAACATTTGGTTGTTCCGATGGAATACCAACTTATCGTTTCAGTTTAGAAGATGCGGTTAAACACGTTCCGCCTTATTTATGTATGCCTAAATTGCTTGATGCAAGAACAGACATCACCACAGACCTATTAAGCAAACAAGGCTGGACATACAAATTCACAAACGAGGACGGAGACGAAGAAGAAGATACATTTTATAAGAAGGACTTTATGAAAAAATTCGTTTCTAACGAAACGAATAAAAAATTCATTGAAGCCTTTTTCAAACACGCCAAACGAGACCCAATAAGTGGAGAAATTGGCAAAACTATTTTCTTCTGTGTTTCTCGTTTTCATTGTCGCATTGTTACAAAAATGCTCAATGATGAAGCCAGCAAATTATTTCCTGAAGAATATGGCAAAGGCTCATTCTTCGCCTTGCAAATAACTTCTGATATTACAGGCTCTCAAGACAGAACTACACGTTTTGCAAACAACGACCTTAACGGACATTCAAGTTTCAATCCTGATTTAAGAGATTATGAAAGCAGTAAAACACGAGTTTGTGTAACTGTTGGAATGATGACAACTGGTTACGATTGTCCAGATATTCTGAATGTCGTTTTAGCAAGACCTATATTTTCACCCACAGATTACATTCAAATAAAAGGTAGAGGAACAAGACTGCACATATTTGAATATGGCGATTTACCAAGAGTAGATAAAGACAATTATTTTTTATTTGACTTCTTTGCTAATCATCAATATTTCCAGGAGGAATATGATTACAAACAAAAAATTGAATTGCCTAAGGAAAGTGAAGCAAGTGAAGGCGGTGGCGGAACGCCAACTCCCGATTTGAATTACACTGGTTCAGACGAAGTAAAATCAATCAAAGAAGAAGATTTTGGTCCGACCAAAATAATGAAAGTTGATAAAGAGGCTTTCTCAAAACGCTTTGAAGACACAACGAAAGAAGAAGTTGAGAAAAATCCTGACCTCAAAAAAGCTGTTGAACAAGAAGACTGGTCAACATTAAGTTCCTATGTTAAAGAGAAAGTGTTCAATCAACCGACCGAATATTGGAATTTAGAAAAATTGCTTGACTGGTATGAGATTGACAGAAGAGCAACATTGCAAGAAATTTTAATGAAAATATTCCTAAACGGCTACAAGCTAAAAACAAGAACAGATTTAGCAGACGAGTATTTTGAAAAGTTTATGAGTGATGCAAAACTTGACGGCTCAAAATACAATTCAGCAAAACGCCTTTTTGAAAGTTATTTACTGTTTGACGACATACGCAAACAAATGAATGACAAAAACCCCGACCCTAATGATGCAAGGCTAGGGCTTTACAATTTGAAAGTTATTGGAAAGGATAACATCCCTGTAATTCTCAATTACATCAAAGACAACGTAAACATTAATCAATTTTTACCTCGATAA
- a CDS encoding N-6 DNA methylase, which translates to MNAFLKFRDGKVLQRFLDIINGFTYDHSEELGNSFEYLLMTMGAQGDNGQFRTPRNIIDFIVEVTDPQKDETILDPACGTGGFLVSAFKHILKRNTAGYETAKVELENYVAEGIPVYWGAKLSSSERNTIEKNIVGYDNTPLMVRLARVNLYLHHFGNPQIHEYNTLITDTRWKDKYDCILANPPFMTPKGGIDPHDKFRIPANRTEILFSSYILQHLNPDGKAGFVVPEGIVFTTSNDYVVLRNWLIYEAGLWAVVSLPAHIFQPYSGVKTSILFIDREIARKRKEILLVKVDNDGFSLNTNRNPIKDNDLPAALEWMELCKKDLEQFKKEIETKSDNPFVSKLRLLHRDEFAKLDNYKATSTVFAFCKKQSEKTVKAIEEIELSINAESLKIVGEKNKSKIQKSEDTIETLKERKEKLLNELLKKTGISKLYETEKQLKEWFEETIKEDVIQYGVNLINTNKLSKDIIELIDNSRDYILSFDKYAAADKEKGVSQYDIVSIGQVAEVIAGQSPESEFYNSEGQGLPFYQGKTEFGNMYIGAPVHWTTKTTRIALKDDILISVRAPVGPVNFATQEICIGRGLAAIRASEKIYKEYLYYFLKNQQDEIKGNGGAVFDSINKSQIEQIQIPLPPVEIQQMVVAEIERYQKIIDGCNLLSENYAPTFKIQDTWEDVRLIDIADFVRGPFGGSLKKEIFVESGYLVYEQSHAIQNDFSIARYFINEEKFQEMKRFEVLQDDILMSCSGTFGKVALVPENAPRGIINQALLKLTPKTDLVRPLFLKLLMETPHFQIQLSKGVSGVAIKNVASVDEIKSFEIKLPDLETQDRLIEEYEAEQMTLNGSIALANKMQDEIKFVIDKVWGK; encoded by the coding sequence TTGAATGCTTTTTTAAAATTCCGTGACGGAAAAGTTTTACAACGCTTCCTAGATATTATCAATGGCTTTACATACGACCACAGTGAAGAATTAGGAAACTCATTTGAGTATCTTCTAATGACAATGGGTGCTCAAGGTGATAATGGGCAATTCAGAACGCCAAGAAACATCATTGATTTTATTGTAGAAGTTACAGACCCTCAAAAAGACGAAACAATACTAGACCCTGCTTGTGGAACAGGTGGTTTCTTAGTTTCTGCATTTAAGCATATTCTAAAGCGAAATACAGCAGGTTACGAAACTGCAAAAGTTGAATTAGAAAATTATGTAGCAGAAGGAATTCCAGTTTATTGGGGAGCAAAACTTTCAAGTTCAGAAAGAAATACAATTGAAAAAAACATCGTTGGCTATGACAATACGCCTTTAATGGTTCGTTTGGCAAGAGTAAACTTATATCTGCACCATTTCGGAAATCCTCAAATTCACGAATACAATACATTAATTACAGATACACGGTGGAAAGATAAATACGATTGTATTCTTGCTAATCCGCCATTTATGACTCCGAAGGGCGGAATTGACCCACACGATAAATTTAGAATTCCTGCAAATAGAACTGAAATTCTCTTTTCATCATACATTCTCCAACATTTAAACCCTGACGGAAAAGCAGGTTTTGTCGTTCCAGAAGGAATAGTTTTTACAACTTCCAATGATTACGTTGTTCTTCGTAACTGGTTGATATATGAGGCAGGATTGTGGGCTGTGGTATCATTGCCTGCACATATTTTTCAACCTTACTCAGGAGTAAAAACTTCAATACTTTTTATTGACAGAGAAATTGCAAGAAAACGTAAAGAAATATTACTTGTTAAAGTCGACAATGATGGTTTTTCCCTAAACACCAATCGTAATCCAATTAAAGATAATGACTTGCCTGCTGCTTTGGAATGGATGGAGCTTTGTAAGAAAGATTTGGAGCAATTTAAAAAAGAAATTGAGACAAAATCAGATAATCCGTTTGTTAGCAAACTCCGTTTGCTTCATCGTGACGAGTTTGCAAAGCTTGATAATTACAAAGCAACTTCAACAGTATTTGCATTTTGTAAAAAACAATCAGAAAAAACAGTAAAAGCTATTGAGGAAATAGAATTATCAATTAATGCAGAAAGTTTAAAGATAGTCGGGGAAAAAAATAAGTCAAAAATTCAGAAGTCAGAAGACACAATTGAAACCCTAAAGGAAAGGAAAGAAAAGTTATTGAATGAACTTCTGAAGAAGACAGGTATTTCCAAACTCTATGAAACCGAAAAGCAGCTTAAAGAATGGTTTGAAGAAACAATTAAAGAAGATGTAATTCAATATGGAGTAAATCTTATTAACACAAATAAACTCTCAAAAGATATTATTGAGCTAATTGATAATTCGAGAGATTACATTTTAAGTTTTGACAAATATGCTGCTGCTGATAAGGAAAAAGGCGTTTCACAATATGATATAGTTTCTATTGGTCAAGTTGCAGAAGTAATAGCAGGTCAATCTCCTGAAAGCGAGTTTTATAATTCCGAAGGTCAAGGGCTACCATTTTATCAGGGCAAAACAGAATTTGGAAATATGTATATAGGTGCACCTGTTCACTGGACAACTAAAACCACTAGAATAGCTTTAAAAGATGATATCTTAATTTCGGTGAGGGCTCCAGTTGGCCCCGTAAATTTTGCCACTCAGGAAATCTGTATTGGTAGAGGTTTGGCAGCAATTAGAGCTTCTGAAAAAATTTACAAAGAGTATTTATACTATTTTTTAAAAAATCAACAAGATGAAATTAAAGGTAACGGAGGTGCTGTTTTTGATAGCATAAACAAAAGTCAAATTGAACAAATACAAATCCCCTTGCCTCCTGTTGAAATACAGCAAATGGTAGTTGCTGAAATAGAACGGTATCAAAAGATTATTGACGGTTGCAATTTACTTTCAGAAAACTATGCACCAACTTTCAAAATTCAAGATACTTGGGAAGATGTAAGACTTATTGATATTGCTGATTTTGTAAGAGGCCCATTTGGCGGCTCTCTCAAAAAGGAAATATTTGTTGAAAGTGGCTACTTAGTATATGAACAAAGTCACGCAATTCAAAATGACTTTTCGATTGCAAGATATTTTATAAATGAGGAAAAGTTCCAAGAAATGAAGCGTTTTGAAGTATTACAAGATGATATTTTAATGAGTTGTTCTGGGACATTCGGAAAAGTTGCACTGGTTCCAGAAAATGCCCCGAGAGGAATAATTAATCAAGCACTTCTTAAGCTAACTCCAAAAACAGATTTAGTTCGTCCGTTGTTTTTAAAACTACTAATGGAAACTCCTCATTTTCAAATTCAACTTTCAAAGGGTGTATCAGGTGTGGCGATAAAAAATGTTGCTTCTGTTGATGAAATTAAAAGTTTTGAAATCAAACTTCCTGACCTCGAAACCCAAGACAGACTTATTGAAGAATACGAAGCAGAACAAATGACTTTGAATGGCTCAATTGCCCTTGCTAATAAAATGCAAGACGAAATAAAATTTGTAATTGATAAAGTTTGGGGCAAATGA
- a CDS encoding DUF6602 domain-containing protein yields MKFEEYFHYTEKLLNAQSDVAEVIQHMGIRGKVREFFVKEIIEKHFNNRITISRGVVNLDNEENEGQVDLILTNDYALVAAFTPEDIGVNADDCKMIIEVKTNATSADIEAFNKRAKTIKQNCFDTTPLCGMFCYKIDILKTTLLERFSYVYDKEFEIYTVDGNREFEYPHIDFFVCIDQTEFEDFTGTSEFFLRKDTSELSDGSYDLSENLPALKDFLKMIKGILKH; encoded by the coding sequence ATGAAATTTGAAGAATATTTCCATTACACAGAAAAATTATTGAATGCCCAAAGCGATGTTGCAGAGGTAATTCAACATATGGGCATTCGTGGAAAAGTTCGTGAGTTCTTTGTTAAAGAAATTATTGAAAAGCATTTTAATAATCGTATCACAATTAGCAGAGGGGTTGTAAACCTTGACAACGAAGAAAACGAAGGACAAGTTGATTTAATTCTTACAAATGACTACGCCTTAGTTGCAGCATTTACACCCGAAGACATTGGAGTTAATGCTGATGATTGTAAAATGATTATTGAGGTAAAAACAAACGCAACAAGTGCAGACATTGAAGCTTTTAATAAACGAGCCAAGACGATAAAACAAAACTGTTTTGATACAACACCACTATGCGGAATGTTTTGCTACAAAATAGACATCTTAAAAACAACATTACTTGAAAGGTTCAGCTATGTTTACGACAAGGAATTTGAAATCTACACTGTTGACGGAAATAGAGAATTTGAATATCCACACATTGACTTTTTTGTTTGCATTGACCAGACAGAGTTTGAAGACTTCACAGGGACAAGTGAATTCTTTTTGCGTAAGGACACATCAGAACTATCAGACGGCAGTTACGACCTTTCAGAAAATTTACCAGCACTTAAAGACTTTCTAAAAATGATAAAAGGAATTTTGAAACACTAA
- a CDS encoding TPM domain-containing protein — MTVTTTASCQVQKDKDKNTTIDKPKTFRQLFWDSLPKPIGYVNDYENIYSDREEEILDSLIKVFENKTTIQIAVITIDTSMTTKDSLDALTLHFGNTWGVGQKGKNNGVTIGISRGYRRMRIQNGYGIEKILTDEETKQIIDTVFIPSFRDAKYFDGTFHGIVELMNILGQRYK, encoded by the coding sequence TTGACAGTTACAACAACTGCATCATGCCAAGTTCAAAAGGACAAGGACAAGAATACAACTATTGACAAGCCTAAAACATTTCGACAATTATTTTGGGACAGCTTGCCAAAGCCCATTGGATATGTAAACGACTATGAGAATATTTACAGTGACAGAGAAGAAGAAATTCTTGACAGTTTAATTAAGGTATTTGAAAACAAAACGACAATACAAATTGCCGTTATCACTATTGACACTTCAATGACGACAAAAGACAGCCTTGATGCATTGACTTTACATTTCGGAAACACATGGGGTGTTGGCCAAAAAGGTAAAAATAATGGGGTGACAATTGGTATTTCACGAGGCTACAGACGAATGAGAATTCAAAATGGTTATGGAATTGAAAAAATACTGACTGACGAGGAAACCAAACAAATAATTGACACAGTATTTATTCCCAGTTTCCGTGACGCAAAATATTTTGATGGAACATTTCATGGGATTGTTGAATTAATGAATATTTTAGGTCAACGCTACAAATGA